A genomic segment from Segniliparus rotundus DSM 44985 encodes:
- a CDS encoding nitroreductase family protein, translating into MTRSDSSDLPDTGPIDWVLSTTRSVRKRLDFDRPVPKEIVLEALRLAVQAPTGSNAQGWQWVVVEDQAKKNAIAELYRTAWASYAGNAKPDEIPGQQGRVVGSAQYLAENLQRAPLFVIPTIKADVPVRDMPDGALAGFYGSIIPAAWSFLLALRSRGLGSAWTTLHLLHEAQTRQILGIPDDFVQVALLPVAYTIGTDFKPAQRAKPVEAITHWDSWGATLA; encoded by the coding sequence ATGACACGATCCGACTCATCTGATCTCCCGGACACCGGGCCCATCGACTGGGTGCTGTCCACCACTCGCTCGGTGCGAAAGCGTTTGGACTTCGACCGTCCCGTGCCGAAAGAAATCGTGCTCGAGGCGCTCCGCCTCGCGGTGCAAGCGCCGACAGGCTCGAACGCCCAGGGGTGGCAATGGGTCGTGGTCGAGGACCAGGCGAAGAAAAACGCCATCGCCGAGCTGTACCGCACGGCATGGGCCTCGTACGCGGGCAACGCCAAGCCCGATGAGATCCCGGGCCAGCAGGGCAGAGTTGTCGGCAGCGCGCAGTACCTGGCCGAGAACTTGCAGCGCGCGCCGCTCTTTGTGATTCCGACCATCAAGGCTGATGTGCCGGTGCGTGATATGCCGGATGGCGCGCTCGCGGGTTTCTATGGCTCGATCATTCCGGCGGCCTGGAGCTTTTTGCTCGCGCTGCGCTCGCGCGGGCTGGGCAGCGCGTGGACCACACTGCACCTGCTCCACGAGGCGCAGACCCGGCAGATCCTCGGCATACCGGACGACTTCGTGCAGGTGGCGCTCCTCCCGGTCGCGTACACCATTGGCACGGACTTCAAGCCTGCCCAGCGGGCGAAACCGGTGGAGGCCATCACGCACTGGGACAGCTGGGGCGCCACGCTCGCCTGA
- a CDS encoding isocitrate lyase/PEP mutase family protein yields the protein MSVTSRLRAMIDGDDIHIAPGAFDGLTARLVEEAGFDLIYGSGGAISRSAGFPDLGILSFSEVVTRYEHMASVTTVPIIADGDTGFGNQINASRMVKTYEQIGVAGLHIEDQTFPKRCGHLDDKTLVPVEEMAHKVRAVKAAQTDPDFVVIARTDAIASESFNAAIDRAHAYLDAGADCIFVEAPESVEQIEEIAKLIPQPKLINMFFGGKTPMVPKEKLRELGYRLVIIPSDLQRATITACRRTLEAIKRDGDSSSLRDEMVSFKEREAIIGTKDYLAL from the coding sequence ATGTCGGTGACAAGCAGGCTGCGCGCCATGATCGACGGCGACGACATCCATATCGCCCCCGGAGCTTTTGACGGCCTGACTGCGCGGCTGGTCGAAGAAGCCGGGTTCGACCTCATCTACGGCTCGGGCGGAGCGATCTCGCGCAGCGCCGGATTCCCGGATCTGGGCATTTTGAGCTTCTCCGAGGTGGTCACCCGCTACGAGCACATGGCCTCGGTGACCACGGTGCCGATCATCGCGGACGGGGACACCGGCTTCGGCAACCAGATCAACGCGAGCCGCATGGTCAAAACGTACGAGCAGATCGGCGTCGCCGGCCTGCACATCGAGGACCAGACCTTCCCGAAGCGCTGCGGGCATCTCGACGACAAGACCTTGGTGCCGGTGGAGGAGATGGCGCACAAGGTCCGGGCTGTGAAAGCAGCACAGACCGACCCGGATTTCGTCGTCATCGCCCGGACTGACGCGATCGCGTCGGAGAGCTTCAACGCGGCGATCGACCGCGCCCACGCGTATCTCGACGCGGGCGCGGACTGCATCTTCGTCGAGGCGCCCGAGAGCGTGGAGCAGATCGAGGAGATCGCCAAGCTCATTCCGCAGCCCAAGCTCATCAACATGTTCTTCGGCGGAAAAACGCCGATGGTGCCGAAGGAGAAACTCCGCGAGCTCGGCTACCGGTTGGTGATTATTCCCTCCGACCTGCAGCGCGCGACGATCACCGCCTGCCGCAGGACGCTCGAGGCCATCAAACGGGACGGCGACAGCTCCTCCTTGCGGGACGAGATGGTCTCGTTCAAAGAGCGCGAGGCGATCATCGGCACCAAGGATTACCTCGCCTTGTAG
- a CDS encoding metallophosphoesterase family protein has protein sequence MPKLWAVSDLHVGHRGNRPVTESIRPEDPQDWLIVAGDVSEKVHDVRWALELLRKRFAKVIWTPGNHELYTTSTDPVQMFGQPRYEYYVSQCREIDVLTPEDVYPLWEGEGGPVRIVPLFLLYDYTFLPKGTTDKAQALAYARSKNVVATDEYLLSAEPYPTRDSWCRALVEKAAKRLDALDPGEQKILVNHWPLVREPTRVLHPREFSLWCGTTATADWHLKYNAAAVVYGHLHIPRTTWYDGVRFEEVSVGYPREWQRRGLPHPLLRQIWPDPELSEETVGLGGARFPVTPEMVAAVKTHLEGQ, from the coding sequence ATGCCGAAACTCTGGGCCGTGAGCGATTTGCACGTCGGCCACCGGGGCAACCGTCCGGTCACGGAGTCGATCCGCCCGGAAGATCCGCAGGACTGGCTGATCGTCGCGGGCGACGTTTCGGAGAAGGTCCACGACGTCCGTTGGGCTTTGGAGCTTCTGCGCAAGCGTTTCGCGAAAGTCATCTGGACCCCGGGCAACCACGAGCTGTACACCACGTCGACCGATCCGGTCCAGATGTTCGGCCAGCCCAGGTACGAGTACTACGTCTCGCAGTGCCGGGAGATCGACGTGCTCACCCCCGAGGACGTCTACCCGCTTTGGGAGGGCGAAGGCGGCCCCGTTCGGATCGTGCCGTTGTTCCTGCTCTACGACTACACATTCTTGCCGAAAGGCACCACGGACAAGGCCCAGGCGCTCGCGTACGCCCGGTCCAAGAACGTGGTCGCCACCGACGAGTACCTGCTCTCCGCCGAGCCGTACCCGACAAGGGACTCGTGGTGCCGCGCCCTGGTCGAAAAGGCCGCCAAGCGGCTCGACGCGCTCGACCCAGGCGAACAGAAGATCCTCGTCAACCATTGGCCATTGGTGCGCGAGCCGACGCGCGTGCTGCACCCGCGCGAATTCAGCCTCTGGTGCGGCACAACAGCCACCGCCGACTGGCATCTGAAGTACAACGCGGCCGCCGTTGTCTACGGGCACCTGCACATCCCGCGCACCACCTGGTACGACGGGGTTCGCTTTGAAGAGGTGTCGGTCGGCTACCCCCGGGAGTGGCAGCGCCGAGGCCTGCCGCACCCGCTTTTGCGCCAGATTTGGCCCGACCCCGAGCTCAGCGAGGAGACCGTCGGGTTGGGCGGAGCCCGCTTCCCGGTGACGCCGGAAATGGTCGCGGCCGTCAAGACACATCTCGAGGGACAGTGA
- a CDS encoding 4'-phosphopantetheinyl transferase family protein, whose protein sequence is MGLLSKVLAPHVASVETREDAPDLTPYPGEEPLIAQAAPKRRAEFVTARRCAREALAKLNVPEQPILRGPKREPLWPKGIVGALTHTTGFRGAAVAHSLVMRSIGVDAEPHLPLPEGVLGQVALAEEQAWLDAQSDSGLHWDRLLFCAKEATYKAWFPLTERWLGFEDARISFAEAPARGQGRGGTFHAQLLVPGQTLKGPPLASFDGKWVVEDGFIVTGIAHAW, encoded by the coding sequence ATGGGACTGCTGTCGAAGGTGCTTGCGCCGCACGTCGCCAGTGTGGAAACGCGCGAGGACGCGCCGGATCTGACCCCGTACCCCGGCGAGGAGCCGTTGATCGCCCAAGCGGCGCCGAAACGAAGGGCCGAGTTCGTCACCGCGCGGCGGTGCGCGCGCGAGGCGCTCGCGAAGCTCAATGTGCCCGAGCAGCCGATCCTGCGCGGCCCCAAGCGCGAGCCGCTGTGGCCGAAGGGGATCGTCGGGGCCTTGACCCACACGACGGGTTTCCGAGGGGCCGCTGTCGCGCATTCGCTCGTCATGCGCAGCATCGGGGTGGACGCGGAGCCCCACCTGCCGTTGCCGGAAGGGGTGCTCGGCCAAGTCGCGCTGGCGGAGGAGCAAGCCTGGCTCGACGCGCAGAGCGACAGCGGTCTGCATTGGGACCGGTTGCTCTTCTGCGCGAAAGAGGCCACCTACAAGGCGTGGTTCCCGCTCACCGAGCGCTGGCTCGGTTTTGAGGACGCCAGGATTTCCTTCGCCGAGGCTCCTGCGCGCGGACAGGGCCGGGGCGGCACATTCCATGCCCAATTGCTTGTTCCGGGCCAAACCCTCAAAGGGCCGCCGCTTGCGTCCTTCGACGGGAAATGGGTTGTTGAGGACGGCTTCATCGTCACGGGAATCGCCCATGCCTGGTGA
- the truB gene encoding tRNA pseudouridine(55) synthase TruB — MPGEHSQDPHGLVIVDKPQGMTSHDMVAKARRFFRTRKVGHAGTLDPMATGVLVLGLGKATRLLGRLTADEKRYHGTIRLGEQTASDDADGEVVRRASAAGVALDAIMAGIAALTGEISQVPPAVSAIKVGGVRAHAAARAGAALELKARQVVVRRFELVAERKLIGADGAELWDLDVEVDCTAGTYIRSLARDLGAGLGVGGHLSRLRRVASGPFTITQARCLASLEADPSCSMTLDEAARAAFAARDLSADQTRDLGHGKKIPAAGVAGEYAGFSPEGSLVALLEERDGKACPTAVFQPAGG; from the coding sequence ATGCCTGGTGAACACAGCCAGGACCCGCACGGACTCGTCATCGTCGACAAACCCCAGGGCATGACCAGCCACGACATGGTCGCGAAGGCCCGGCGTTTTTTCCGCACCCGCAAGGTGGGGCACGCGGGGACGCTCGACCCGATGGCCACGGGCGTGCTCGTGCTGGGGCTTGGCAAGGCCACCCGGCTGCTCGGCAGGCTCACCGCGGACGAGAAGCGCTATCACGGGACGATCCGGCTGGGGGAACAAACCGCCAGCGACGACGCGGACGGGGAGGTTGTGCGGCGCGCTTCGGCCGCAGGGGTCGCATTGGATGCGATCATGGCGGGGATCGCAGCGCTGACCGGGGAGATCTCACAGGTGCCGCCCGCTGTTTCGGCGATCAAGGTCGGCGGGGTCCGCGCGCACGCCGCTGCGCGGGCGGGGGCGGCGTTGGAGCTGAAGGCGCGGCAGGTCGTCGTGCGGCGGTTCGAGCTGGTGGCCGAGCGCAAGCTCATCGGCGCGGACGGGGCCGAGCTGTGGGATCTCGACGTCGAGGTGGATTGCACGGCAGGCACGTATATCCGATCGCTGGCGCGGGACCTCGGAGCGGGACTGGGCGTCGGGGGGCATCTGAGCCGTTTGCGCCGGGTCGCGTCCGGGCCGTTCACGATCACGCAGGCACGTTGTCTCGCGTCGTTGGAAGCGGACCCCTCGTGCAGCATGACCTTGGACGAGGCGGCCCGGGCGGCGTTCGCCGCGCGGGACCTTTCCGCGGACCAGACGCGAGATTTGGGCCACGGGAAGAAGATCCCCGCCGCAGGCGTGGCAGGCGAGTACGCCGGGTTCAGCCCGGAAGGCTCTCTCGTGGCGCTTCTCGAAGAGCGCGACGGCAAGGCGTGCCCGACCGCGGTGTTCCAACCTGCGGGCGGCTGA
- a CDS encoding metal-dependent transcriptional regulator, producing the protein MPKSSPEAGAGQLSPVTQDYLKVLWNLGEWSEAPVTTKLLAEKLGVSASTASEGVRKLVDQGLVEHERYGSVSLTQDGRAAAVSVVRRHRLIETFLVEELHYGWDEVHDEAEILEHAISDRFVERLDAKLGRPARDPHGDPIPRQDGSVPAQDASKLADAPEGTDALIARISDHDPEMLRYFESVGLALDAQVSVLRRRDFAGTITIRLDDQGSNAIELGKPAAEAVWIVPKG; encoded by the coding sequence ATGCCGAAATCCTCGCCTGAGGCTGGCGCCGGGCAGCTCTCCCCTGTCACACAAGACTATTTGAAAGTGCTGTGGAACCTCGGCGAATGGTCCGAAGCCCCGGTCACCACGAAACTGCTCGCGGAAAAGCTCGGCGTGTCCGCCTCGACCGCGTCCGAAGGCGTGCGCAAACTTGTGGACCAAGGCCTCGTCGAGCATGAGCGCTACGGCTCGGTGTCGCTCACGCAGGATGGCCGCGCCGCAGCGGTCAGCGTGGTCCGCCGACACCGGCTCATCGAAACTTTCCTGGTCGAAGAGCTGCACTACGGCTGGGACGAGGTCCACGACGAAGCGGAAATCCTCGAGCACGCGATCTCCGACCGGTTCGTGGAACGCCTCGACGCGAAGCTCGGCCGTCCCGCCAGAGACCCGCACGGCGATCCGATCCCCCGCCAAGACGGCTCCGTGCCCGCGCAGGACGCGAGCAAGCTCGCCGACGCGCCCGAGGGGACAGACGCGCTGATCGCCCGGATCAGCGACCACGACCCCGAGATGCTCCGCTACTTCGAGTCGGTCGGCCTCGCGCTCGACGCCCAGGTCTCGGTGCTGCGCCGCCGCGACTTCGCGGGGACCATCACCATCAGATTGGACGATCAAGGGAGCAACGCCATCGAACTGGGCAAACCTGCCGCTGAGGCGGTGTGGATCGTCCCCAAGGGGTGA
- the argF gene encoding ornithine carbamoyltransferase yields MTGSLRHFLRDDDLSPSEQADVIALAAHLKKNPFAKRTLEGPRSVGVVFEKPSIRTRFSFELAISQLGGHPIVVDGNSVQLGVRESVPDSARVMSRYTSAVIWRTHGHERLDELAAHASVPVVNALDDVFHPCQVLADLLTISERKGALKGLRLVFLGDGANNMAHSFLLAGTTAGIDVVIAAPEGFHPEPGIFADAITRGGRTGARAQVVVDPVEAVSGADVVVTDAWVSMGQESDERDRASLMAPYQVNKELLAHAKPDAIVLHCLPAHRGEEITSDVLDGAQSAVWDEAENRLHAQKALLVWLLEHSGTGLPHTGRADG; encoded by the coding sequence ATGACTGGCTCCCTTCGGCATTTCTTGCGCGACGACGACCTCTCTCCGTCCGAACAGGCGGATGTCATCGCGCTGGCGGCCCACCTGAAGAAAAATCCCTTCGCAAAACGGACCCTGGAGGGGCCGCGCTCGGTCGGCGTGGTGTTCGAGAAGCCGTCCATCCGCACCCGGTTCTCCTTCGAGTTGGCGATCAGCCAGCTCGGCGGCCACCCGATCGTGGTGGACGGCAACTCTGTCCAGCTCGGGGTGCGCGAGTCAGTCCCCGATTCGGCGCGGGTCATGTCCCGCTACACCTCTGCGGTGATCTGGCGCACCCACGGCCACGAACGCCTCGACGAGTTGGCCGCCCATGCCTCGGTGCCCGTGGTCAATGCGCTCGACGACGTGTTCCACCCGTGCCAGGTCCTCGCCGATCTGCTCACCATTTCCGAACGCAAGGGCGCGCTCAAGGGCCTGCGCCTGGTGTTCCTCGGCGACGGCGCGAACAATATGGCGCATTCCTTCCTGCTCGCCGGGACAACGGCGGGGATCGACGTGGTCATCGCCGCCCCGGAGGGTTTCCACCCGGAGCCAGGCATCTTCGCGGACGCGATCACACGCGGTGGACGCACCGGCGCGCGGGCACAGGTCGTGGTGGACCCGGTGGAAGCCGTCAGCGGCGCGGACGTGGTCGTCACCGACGCCTGGGTTTCGATGGGGCAGGAGTCCGACGAGCGCGACCGCGCCTCGCTGATGGCCCCGTACCAGGTCAACAAAGAGCTGCTCGCCCATGCGAAGCCGGACGCCATCGTGCTGCACTGCCTGCCCGCGCACCGAGGGGAGGAGATCACCTCAGATGTGCTGGACGGGGCGCAATCCGCCGTGTGGGACGAGGCCGAGAACCGGCTGCACGCGCAAAAGGCGCTGTTGGTGTGGCTGCTGGAACATTCCGGGACAGGCTTGCCGCACACAGGGAGGGCGGATGGCTGA
- the argR gene encoding arginine repressor, producing MADQPSRILPTRSARQARIFEAITTRVVRSQSELQAILAASGVSATQATLSRDLEELGAVKAKSVDGTSRYVILDENGSTGVVSAGIEPLTRLLAQLLVAVDSSGSLAVLRVPIGAAQYLASAIDRAALPQVAGTIAGDDTIFVAARGPFTGEELVEVFQQLAHDKKEKL from the coding sequence ATGGCTGACCAGCCGTCGCGCATCCTGCCGACCCGCTCGGCTCGCCAGGCGCGGATTTTCGAGGCCATCACCACACGGGTGGTGCGCAGCCAGAGCGAGCTGCAGGCCATCCTCGCGGCCTCGGGAGTGAGCGCCACGCAGGCCACGCTCTCGCGCGACCTCGAAGAGCTCGGCGCGGTGAAGGCGAAGTCCGTGGACGGGACGAGCCGTTACGTCATTTTGGACGAGAACGGCTCCACCGGCGTGGTCTCCGCCGGGATCGAGCCGTTGACGAGACTGCTCGCGCAGCTGCTCGTCGCAGTGGACAGCTCCGGCTCGCTCGCGGTTCTGCGCGTGCCCATCGGGGCTGCCCAATATTTGGCGAGCGCCATAGACCGCGCCGCCTTGCCCCAGGTCGCCGGCACCATCGCTGGCGATGACACCATATTCGTCGCAGCCCGAGGACCGTTCACTGGTGAGGAACTGGTAGAAGTCTTCCAACAGTTGGCGCATGACAAAAAGGAGAAGCTCTGA
- a CDS encoding argininosuccinate synthase, whose translation MTDRVILAYSGGLDTSVAISWIGQETGFEVVAVAVDVGQGGEDLSVIRQRAIDCGAVEAVVIDARDEFAEQYCQPVVAANALYMDRYPLVSAISRPLIAKHLVAVAREHGGTTVAHGCTGKGNDQVRFECGITALAPDLTVLAPVRDYAWTREKAIAFAEERKLPIAASKKSPFSIDQNLWGRAVETGFLEDPWNGPTKDVYDYTQDPQVGWNSPDELVIGFTSGTPTSIDGRSLSVCQIIEELNRRAGAQGVGRIDIVEDRLVGIKSREVYEAPGAMVLIAAHQELEGMTLERELARHKKRICDTWTELVYDGLWFSPLKRALDAYIDETQRHVTGEIRLSLHGGSITVSGRRSDTSLYDFNLATYDEGDTFDQSLAKGFVTLHGLSAKIDAVRESRLAGLGGRRPGSAASADGLSGK comes from the coding sequence ATGACCGACCGCGTGATCCTCGCCTATTCCGGCGGCCTCGACACTTCGGTGGCGATCAGCTGGATCGGCCAAGAGACCGGCTTCGAAGTGGTCGCGGTGGCGGTGGACGTCGGCCAAGGCGGCGAGGACCTCTCCGTCATCCGCCAGCGCGCCATCGACTGCGGGGCGGTCGAGGCGGTCGTCATCGACGCCCGCGACGAGTTCGCCGAACAGTACTGCCAGCCGGTGGTCGCCGCCAACGCGCTCTACATGGACCGCTACCCCCTCGTCTCCGCGATCTCGCGCCCGCTCATCGCCAAGCATCTCGTGGCGGTCGCCCGCGAGCACGGCGGCACGACCGTCGCGCACGGCTGCACCGGCAAGGGCAACGACCAAGTCCGTTTCGAGTGCGGCATCACGGCCCTCGCCCCCGATCTCACCGTCCTCGCCCCGGTCCGCGACTACGCCTGGACGCGAGAAAAGGCCATCGCTTTCGCGGAGGAGCGCAAGCTCCCCATCGCGGCCTCGAAGAAATCGCCGTTCTCCATCGACCAGAACCTCTGGGGCAGGGCAGTGGAGACCGGGTTTCTCGAAGACCCGTGGAACGGGCCGACCAAGGACGTCTACGACTACACCCAAGACCCCCAGGTCGGTTGGAACTCGCCTGACGAGCTTGTCATCGGCTTCACCTCGGGCACACCGACCTCCATCGACGGGCGCAGCCTCTCGGTGTGCCAGATCATCGAAGAGCTCAACCGCCGCGCCGGGGCGCAAGGCGTCGGCCGGATCGACATCGTCGAGGACCGGCTCGTCGGCATCAAGAGCCGCGAAGTCTACGAGGCTCCGGGCGCGATGGTCCTCATCGCGGCGCACCAAGAGCTGGAAGGCATGACTTTGGAGCGCGAGCTGGCCCGGCACAAGAAGCGCATCTGCGACACCTGGACCGAGCTGGTCTACGACGGGCTGTGGTTCTCCCCGCTCAAGCGCGCGCTCGACGCCTACATCGACGAAACGCAGCGCCATGTCACCGGTGAGATCCGGTTGTCGCTGCACGGCGGGTCGATCACTGTTTCCGGACGACGCTCGGACACCTCGCTCTACGACTTCAACCTCGCCACCTACGACGAGGGCGACACCTTCGACCAGTCCCTCGCCAAGGGCTTCGTCACGCTGCACGGCCTGTCCGCGAAGATCGACGCCGTTCGTGAGTCGAGACTGGCCGGGCTGGGCGGGCGGCGGCCGGGCTCTGCCGCAAGCGCCGACGGGCTGTCTGGCAAGTGA
- the argH gene encoding argininosuccinate lyase, whose product MSGTNEGSLWGGRFASGPSAALTRLSKSTDWDWALAPYDVQGSKAHAVVLHEAGLLTEDELVRMRQALDSLAADVASGAFGPEESDEDVHSALERGLIERAGPELGGKLRAGRSRNDQVVTLFRLWLRDGLARIKAETLALVRALIGQAAAHPDAVLPGKTHLQAAQPVLLAHHLLAHAQPLVRDVERLRDLGPRLEVSGYGSGALAGSSLGLPPERMAQLLGLAPPENSIDATSARDFAAEAAFVCAQLGVDLSRLAEDLILWSTTEFGYAKLHDSWSTGSSIMPQKKNPDIAELARGKAGRLIGNLTGLLATLKAQPLAYNRDLQEDKEPLLDSVAQLELVLPALAGMVATLEFDLARMESLAPAGHTLATDVAEWLVRAGVPFRVAHEAAGAAVRTADERGASLSELTDEELASAHPALTPQVREVLDVRGSVASRDVRGGTAPEAVAAQLQRLTARVAALG is encoded by the coding sequence GTGAGCGGCACCAACGAGGGCTCCTTGTGGGGCGGGCGGTTCGCCTCGGGCCCCTCTGCGGCGCTGACCCGGTTGTCCAAGTCCACCGACTGGGACTGGGCGCTCGCGCCATACGATGTGCAGGGGTCCAAGGCGCACGCCGTGGTGCTGCACGAGGCGGGCTTGCTCACCGAGGACGAGCTCGTCAGAATGCGCCAAGCGTTGGATTCCCTCGCGGCGGACGTCGCCTCGGGGGCGTTCGGCCCGGAGGAGTCCGACGAGGACGTGCATTCGGCTCTTGAGCGCGGCCTCATCGAACGCGCCGGGCCCGAACTCGGCGGAAAGCTCCGCGCCGGTCGTTCGCGCAACGACCAGGTCGTGACGCTTTTCCGGTTGTGGCTGCGCGACGGGCTCGCGCGGATCAAGGCCGAGACGCTCGCGTTGGTGCGGGCGCTCATCGGCCAGGCGGCCGCGCACCCCGACGCCGTCCTCCCCGGCAAAACGCACCTGCAAGCCGCGCAGCCGGTGCTTCTCGCGCACCACCTGCTCGCCCATGCGCAGCCGCTGGTCCGGGACGTGGAGCGATTGCGCGACCTCGGCCCGCGGCTGGAGGTCTCCGGCTACGGCTCCGGCGCGCTCGCCGGGTCGTCGTTGGGCCTGCCGCCGGAGCGCATGGCGCAGCTGCTGGGCTTGGCGCCACCGGAGAACTCCATCGACGCCACCAGCGCGCGGGATTTCGCGGCGGAGGCCGCGTTCGTCTGCGCGCAGTTGGGCGTGGACCTCTCCCGTCTCGCCGAGGATCTGATTCTGTGGTCCACCACGGAGTTCGGCTACGCGAAGCTGCACGACTCCTGGTCCACCGGCAGCTCGATCATGCCGCAGAAGAAAAACCCGGACATCGCTGAGCTGGCCAGGGGCAAGGCGGGCAGGCTGATCGGCAATCTCACCGGCCTGCTCGCGACGCTCAAAGCCCAGCCCCTCGCGTACAACCGGGATCTGCAAGAGGACAAGGAGCCGTTGCTGGACTCCGTGGCGCAGCTCGAACTCGTGCTGCCGGCCTTGGCCGGGATGGTCGCGACCCTGGAGTTCGACCTCGCGAGGATGGAGTCGCTCGCGCCTGCCGGGCACACCCTCGCCACAGATGTGGCCGAGTGGCTGGTGCGGGCCGGGGTGCCGTTCCGCGTCGCGCATGAGGCGGCCGGGGCCGCTGTCCGCACGGCGGACGAGCGCGGCGCCAGCCTGTCGGAGCTGACCGACGAGGAGCTCGCCTCGGCGCACCCCGCGCTGACGCCGCAGGTGCGGGAAGTGCTCGACGTGCGAGGCTCGGTCGCCTCGCGCGACGTGCGGGGCGGCACCGCGCCGGAAGCCGTCGCGGCGCAGCTGCAGAGGCTCACCGCGCGCGTGGCGGCGCTGGGATAG
- a CDS encoding Trm112 family protein, producing the protein MAIDAKLLEILACPQDHGPLLYVPDELLYNPRLKVAYPIEAGLPVLLADHARPVDGAEHERILASAQQ; encoded by the coding sequence ATGGCGATTGACGCGAAACTGCTGGAGATCTTGGCCTGCCCGCAGGACCACGGCCCCTTGTTGTACGTGCCCGACGAGCTGCTCTACAACCCGAGGCTGAAGGTGGCGTACCCGATCGAGGCGGGCCTGCCGGTGCTCCTCGCGGACCACGCGCGGCCTGTGGACGGGGCCGAGCACGAGAGAATCCTCGCCTCGGCGCAGCAGTGA
- a CDS encoding DMT family transporter produces the protein MTSSGRWALALVAVTAAWGWSFVGVHDVLRQIAPSAFVAFRFALAAVFLALFCPIRGITRREALAGLVCGVFLFAGFALQTIGLLTATPSNSGFITGMTVVFTPLLGFLAMGRRLAWPQALALLVAVVGLGLLTVRDVRVAAGDVWTLGSAVAFAMNILAVDKANRWGSPARITVAQLAAVALFGGIWSICAGDGLAPPSTTRDWAALLAIAVTGTAVAYFVQAKALTVMPPSRVALIFTSEPLFAAVFGVWLAGDRFTAVQLLGGALVVAAMLASEFGDRRRGPAATESRSWSRDGRRVAWKRFRGPG, from the coding sequence ATGACCTCGTCGGGTCGGTGGGCGCTTGCCCTTGTCGCCGTGACCGCAGCCTGGGGGTGGTCTTTTGTCGGGGTGCATGATGTTCTCCGCCAGATCGCGCCGTCTGCTTTCGTCGCGTTCCGGTTCGCGTTGGCGGCGGTCTTCCTCGCGCTGTTCTGCCCGATCAGGGGCATCACCCGGCGGGAAGCGCTCGCCGGGCTGGTGTGCGGAGTTTTCCTCTTCGCCGGATTCGCCCTGCAAACCATCGGGCTGCTCACGGCGACTCCGTCCAACAGCGGGTTCATCACCGGGATGACGGTGGTGTTCACCCCATTGCTCGGTTTTCTTGCCATGGGCCGCCGGTTGGCATGGCCGCAGGCGCTGGCCTTGCTCGTCGCCGTCGTGGGGCTCGGCTTGCTGACCGTCCGCGATGTGCGCGTCGCGGCTGGGGATGTGTGGACGCTCGGCAGCGCGGTTGCGTTCGCGATGAACATCCTTGCCGTCGACAAGGCGAACCGCTGGGGGAGCCCAGCGCGGATCACTGTGGCGCAATTGGCCGCAGTCGCCCTTTTCGGGGGGATCTGGTCGATATGCGCCGGGGATGGTCTTGCGCCTCCGTCGACCACCAGGGATTGGGCCGCGCTTCTCGCGATCGCGGTGACGGGCACCGCAGTCGCGTATTTTGTGCAGGCTAAGGCGCTGACTGTGATGCCGCCGAGCCGAGTCGCCCTCATTTTCACCTCGGAGCCGCTCTTCGCCGCAGTGTTCGGCGTGTGGCTCGCCGGAGACAGGTTCACGGCGGTGCAACTGCTCGGCGGCGCTTTGGTGGTCGCCGCGATGCTCGCCTCCGAGTTCGGCGACCGTCGCAGAGGGCCTGCCGCAACAGAAAGTCGTTCCTGGTCTCGGGATGGGAGGCGGGTAGCCTGGAAGAGATTCCGGGGACCGGGATAG